From the Leptolyngbya sp. O-77 genome, one window contains:
- the apcA gene encoding allophycocyanin subunit alpha produces MSIVTKSIVNADAEARYLSPGELDRIKGFVTSGEKRLRIAQVLTDSRERIVKQAGDQLFQKRPDVVSPGGNAYGEEMTATCLRDLDYYLRLVTYGVVAGDVTPIEEIGIVGVREMYKSLGTPIEAVAEGVRAMKNVATSMMSGEDAAEAGAYFDYVIGAMQ; encoded by the coding sequence ATGAGTATTGTCACGAAGTCAATCGTGAATGCCGATGCTGAGGCTCGCTATCTCAGCCCGGGTGAACTAGACCGGATCAAAGGCTTTGTCACCTCTGGTGAAAAGCGTCTGCGGATTGCCCAAGTGCTGACCGACTCTCGCGAGCGGATTGTGAAGCAAGCGGGTGACCAACTGTTCCAAAAGCGTCCCGACGTTGTTTCTCCGGGTGGCAATGCCTACGGTGAAGAAATGACGGCTACCTGCCTGCGTGACCTCGACTACTACCTGCGTTTGGTGACCTACGGCGTGGTTGCAGGCGACGTTACCCCCATCGAAGAAATCGGCATCGTGGGCGTGCGTGAGATGTACAAGTCTCTGGGCACCCCTATCGAAGCAGTGGCAGAAGGCGTTCGCGCAATGAAGAACGTGGCAACGTCCATGATGTCTGGCGAAGATGCGGCTGAAGCTGGCGCTTACTTCGACTACGTTATCGGCGCAATGCAGTAG
- a CDS encoding GuaB3 family IMP dehydrogenase-related protein, whose protein sequence is MDIQIGKGKSARRAYGIDEIALVPGSRTLDPSLADTRWTIGGIEREIPIIASAMDGVVDVRMAVALSELGALGVLNLEGVQTRYDDPNAVLDRIASVEKHEFVPLMQELYAEPIKPELIERRIQEIKQQGGIAAVSATPAGASKFGQTVARAGADLFFVQATVVSTAHLSPESVTPLDLSDFCQEMPIPVILGNCVTYDVALNLMKAGASGVLVGIGPGAACTSRGVLGVGVPQATAIADCAAARDDYHHETGNYVPIIADGGLITGGDICKCIACGADGVMIGSPFARAAEAPGRGYHWGMATPSPVLPRGTRIRVGTTGTLREILRGPAKLDDGTHNFLGALQTSMGTLGAKDIREMQQVEVIIAPSLLTEGKVYQKAQQLGMGK, encoded by the coding sequence GTGGACATCCAAATTGGTAAGGGTAAATCTGCCCGCAGAGCCTACGGTATCGATGAAATTGCGCTGGTTCCAGGTTCGCGCACGCTCGACCCATCTCTGGCCGATACCCGCTGGACGATTGGCGGCATTGAGCGAGAAATTCCGATTATTGCCAGCGCAATGGACGGCGTGGTGGATGTGCGGATGGCGGTGGCGCTTAGCGAACTGGGCGCATTGGGCGTACTGAACCTGGAGGGTGTACAGACGCGCTACGACGATCCAAACGCCGTCTTAGATCGAATTGCATCGGTGGAAAAGCACGAGTTTGTGCCGCTGATGCAGGAGCTGTATGCCGAGCCAATAAAACCGGAGCTAATTGAGCGACGGATTCAGGAAATTAAGCAGCAGGGTGGGATTGCGGCGGTAAGTGCAACTCCGGCGGGTGCGTCCAAGTTTGGGCAGACGGTGGCCAGGGCGGGCGCAGACCTGTTTTTTGTACAGGCAACGGTGGTGTCTACGGCGCATTTGTCGCCGGAGTCGGTCACGCCGCTGGATCTATCTGATTTTTGTCAGGAAATGCCGATTCCGGTGATTTTGGGGAACTGCGTGACCTATGACGTGGCGCTGAACCTGATGAAGGCGGGCGCGTCGGGCGTGCTGGTCGGGATTGGGCCTGGCGCGGCTTGCACCTCTCGCGGTGTGCTGGGGGTGGGTGTGCCTCAGGCAACGGCGATCGCCGACTGTGCGGCTGCTCGCGACGATTATCATCATGAAACCGGAAACTATGTGCCAATCATTGCCGATGGCGGACTGATTACAGGCGGTGACATCTGCAAATGCATTGCCTGCGGGGCCGATGGCGTGATGATTGGTTCGCCCTTTGCTCGTGCTGCCGAAGCGCCCGGACGCGGCTATCACTGGGGCATGGCAACGCCTAGTCCGGTGCTGCCTCGTGGCACTCGGATTCGCGTGGGGACGACGGGGACGCTGCGGGAGATCTTGCGCGGGCCGGCCAAGCTGGATGACGGCACGCATAATTTCTTGGGTGCGCTGCAAACCAGTATGGGCACGCTGGGTGCAAAAGATATTCGGGAGATGCAGCAGGTCGAGGTAATCATTGCGCCGTCGCTGCTCACAGAGGGCAAGGTCTATCAGAAGGCTCAACAGCTAGGTATGGGTAAATAA
- the groL gene encoding chaperonin GroEL (60 kDa chaperone family; promotes refolding of misfolded polypeptides especially under stressful conditions; forms two stacked rings of heptamers to form a barrel-shaped 14mer; ends can be capped by GroES; misfolded proteins enter the barrel where they are refolded when GroES binds) gives MSKIIVFEEESRQALERGVNAIANAVRVTLGPKGRNVLLEKKFGAPQIVNDGITIAKEIELEDPLENTGAQLIREVASKTKDLAGDGTTTATVLAQAIIHEGLKNVAAGTNPISLRRGIEKAVAKLVDEIEAVAKPIEGNAIAQVATVSAGSDEEVGAIIAEAVEKVGRDGVITVEESKSLTTELEVVEGMQFDRGYISPYFVTDAERMICEMENVAILITTQKIGSIADLVPILEKIARAGQPLLIIAEDIEGEALATLVVNRLRGVLNVVAVKAPSFGDRRKAVLQDIAVLTGGQMIAEEIGLSLDTATLEMLGNARKITITKDTTTLVAEAPDKVALDKRIAQIRKELSETDSEYDSEKLQERLAKLTGGVAVIKVGAATETELKDKKLRIEDALNATKAALAEGIVPGGGSTLLHLSKKLVDLKNTLSAEEQIGANIIMKALEAPLRQIADNAGVEGSVVVERVRAMEFGKGYNALTDTYEDLIAAGILDPAKVVRSGLQDAASVAAMVLTTEALVVEKPEPAAPAPGGDMGGMGGMGGMGMM, from the coding sequence ATGTCTAAGATCATTGTGTTTGAGGAAGAGTCCCGCCAGGCGCTAGAGCGCGGCGTGAATGCGATCGCCAATGCGGTGCGCGTGACGCTCGGCCCTAAAGGACGCAACGTGCTGCTAGAGAAAAAGTTTGGTGCGCCGCAGATTGTCAACGACGGCATCACGATTGCAAAAGAGATCGAGCTAGAAGATCCGCTAGAAAATACCGGAGCGCAGTTGATCCGCGAAGTTGCCTCCAAGACGAAAGACCTGGCGGGTGATGGCACCACCACCGCAACGGTGCTGGCTCAGGCGATTATTCATGAAGGGCTGAAGAACGTCGCCGCTGGGACAAATCCCATCAGCCTGCGTCGCGGGATTGAAAAAGCCGTGGCCAAGCTGGTAGACGAGATTGAAGCAGTCGCCAAGCCGATTGAGGGAAATGCGATCGCCCAGGTGGCCACCGTGTCCGCAGGCAGCGATGAAGAGGTTGGCGCGATTATTGCCGAAGCCGTTGAAAAAGTCGGACGCGATGGCGTGATCACCGTGGAGGAATCTAAGTCTCTGACCACAGAACTGGAAGTTGTGGAAGGGATGCAGTTCGATCGCGGCTACATCTCGCCCTACTTTGTCACCGACGCAGAGCGGATGATTTGCGAGATGGAGAACGTCGCCATTTTGATCACCACGCAGAAAATCGGCTCGATTGCTGACCTGGTGCCCATTCTAGAAAAGATTGCCCGGGCCGGACAGCCGCTGCTAATCATTGCCGAAGACATCGAAGGCGAAGCTCTGGCAACGCTGGTGGTGAACCGTCTGCGCGGCGTGCTGAATGTGGTTGCCGTCAAGGCTCCGAGCTTTGGCGATCGCCGCAAAGCTGTGCTGCAAGACATCGCCGTGCTGACGGGTGGCCAGATGATCGCCGAGGAAATTGGCCTCAGCCTGGACACCGCCACGCTGGAAATGCTAGGCAACGCCCGCAAGATCACCATTACGAAAGACACCACTACCCTGGTCGCCGAAGCCCCCGATAAGGTGGCTCTGGACAAGCGCATCGCTCAAATCCGCAAGGAGCTGAGCGAAACGGATTCAGAATACGACTCCGAGAAACTGCAAGAGCGCCTGGCCAAGCTGACGGGCGGTGTGGCCGTAATTAAGGTCGGCGCAGCCACCGAAACGGAACTGAAGGACAAAAAGCTGCGGATCGAAGACGCGCTGAACGCGACGAAAGCCGCGCTGGCGGAAGGCATTGTGCCCGGTGGCGGTTCCACGCTGCTGCACCTGAGCAAAAAGCTGGTGGATCTCAAAAACACGCTCTCGGCAGAGGAGCAAATCGGAGCCAACATCATTATGAAAGCGCTGGAAGCCCCGCTGCGCCAGATTGCCGACAATGCTGGGGTAGAAGGCTCGGTCGTGGTGGAGCGAGTGCGGGCGATGGAGTTTGGCAAGGGTTACAACGCGCTCACCGATACCTACGAAGATCTGATCGCGGCGGGTATTCTTGACCCAGCCAAGGTCGTGCGCTCTGGCTTGCAGGACGCGGCCTCGGTAGCGGCGATGGTGCTGACGACGGAAGCACTGGTGGTTGAAAAGCCTGAACCTGCGGCTCCTGCTCCCGGCGGCGACATGGGCGGCATGGGCGGTATGGGCGGTATGGGCATGATGTAG